The Argentina anserina chromosome 3, drPotAnse1.1, whole genome shotgun sequence genome includes a region encoding these proteins:
- the LOC126788391 gene encoding probable WRKY transcription factor 20 isoform X2 produces the protein MVYGTANSTYSGTVVCSDERNSGSFEFKPHSRLNMVTTDYDEQAVQVRGQGQGQGQGQGQGQGQSQSHVSPPLVKSEMAGSSNQSGLSAPTHMVSSRASAPAEGDADDTSLRGNPNSGVQTSQLDHKGSGTSVSSDDGYNWRKYGQKHVKGSEFPRSYYKCTHPNCEVKKLFERSHEGHITEIIYKGTHDHPKPQPSRRYNTGAMMNVQEERSDKALSLSGRDDKSSSMHGQMSSTNEPSSTPDLSPVRGNDGSVEGTGSLATRILDEVDDDDPFSKRRRMDAGGFDVTPVVKPIREPRVVVQTLSEVDILDDGYRWRKYGQKVVRGNPNPRSYYKCTNAGCPVRKHVERASHDPKAVITTYEGKHNHDVPTARNSSHDSSGPANLNAPLRIRTEENDTISLDLGVGMSSATENRSNNHLQLHSELAERQSYPNSSFKTVQTTPVQSYYGGLNSGMNQYGSRENQSDIPPLNHSSYPYPQNMGRVLTGP, from the exons ATGGTCTATGGTACTGCGAATTCTACTTATTCAGGGACTGTGGTTTGCTCAGATGAAAGAAATTCTGGAAGTTTCGAGTTTAAGCCCCATTCTAGACTGAATATG GTTACCACAGATTATGATGAGCAGGCTGTGCAAGTCCGAGGTCAAGGTCAAGGTCAAGGTCAAGGTCAAGGTCAAGGTCAAGGTCAGTCTCAATCACATGTGTCACCACCTTTGGTTAAAAGTGAGATGGCAGGCTCCTCAAATCAATCAGGATTATCAGCTCCTACCCATATGGTCTCTTCAAGAGCTAGTGCACCTGCTGAAGGTGATGCAGATGATACAAGTCTGAGGGGAAATCCAAATTCTGGTGTCCAAACATCACAGCTTGACCATAAAGGAAGTGGCACTTCAGTATCTTCTGATGATGGCTATAACTGGCGAAAATATGGACAAAAACATGTTAAAGGAAGTGAATTTCCTCGCAGTTATTACAAATGTACACATCCCAACTGCGAAGTGAAGAAACTGTTTGAGCGATCTCATGAGGGACATATAACAGAGATTATCTACAAGGGTACACATGATCACCCAAAGCCTCAACCTAGTCGACGATATAATACTGGTGCTATGATGAATGTCCAGGAAGAAAGATCTGACAAGGCTTTATCTTTGAGTGGCCGAGATG aCAAGTCATCCAGTATGCATGGGCAAATGTCTAGTACCAATGAGCCAAGTAGTACTCCTGACCTGTCCCCTGTCAGAGGAAATGATGGTAGTGTTGAAGGAACAGGCTCACTAGCAACTAGAATACTCGATGAGGTCGATGATGATGACCCATTCTCTAAAAGGAG GAGGATGGATGCTGGTGGGTTTGATGTAACACCAGTTGTTAAGCCTATCCGGGAACCACGAGTTGTTGTGCAAACTCTGAGTGAGGTTGATATCTTGGATGATGGTTACCGCTGGCGTAAATATGGACAGAAAGTTGTGAGGGGAAATCCCAATCCAAG GAGCTATTACAAGTGCACAAATGCTGGATGTCCTGTTAGGAAACATGTGGAGAGGGCATCCCATGATCCGAAAGCAGTTATAACTACATATGAGGGAAAACATAATCATGATGTCCCAACCGCAAGGAATAGTAGCCATGACAGTTCGGGACCAGCAAACTTGAACGCCCCTTTGAGGATTAGAACAGAAGAAAATGACACCATAAGCCTTGATCTTGGTGTTGGAATGAGCTCTGCTACTGAGAATAGATCCAATAATCACCTGCAATTGCACTCTGAACTAGCTGAAAGACAAAGTTATCCCAATTCCAGTTTTAAGACAGTTCAAACTACCCCTGTTCAATCATACTATGGTGGTCTAAATAGTGGCATGAATCAGTATGGATCTAGAGAAAACCAAAGTGACATTCCACCTTTAAATCATTCCTCTTATCCATATCCACAGAACATGGGAAGAGTACTAACAGGTCCGTAG
- the LOC126788036 gene encoding truncated FRIGIDA-like protein 1 produces the protein MAPTAETITAAMQQIEPKKEELKKAFDELQSYSDVFSLFSLSWSDLDSHFTSLHNSLSQKLHLLQTLESQQPSSSNSQTQIEKDPTLPTQITKEATLPTRNRVKVNYSDEWELVPPRPELVGFCEKMDVVGLRKYMNETKRNRDMIRAELFGALQRAPDPALMVLNAMEGFYVENKGDKDVEVSNVRRTSVVLLEVLCGVSPNVGEEVRERARKLALEWKGKVSLEGENQFESMGLLHLVSAFGLVSEFSVDELVDHMVVVARYRQATGLFRRLGLGDKVTDLIQKLMSKGKHLFAIKFISEFDMTDMFPPVPILKAYVKESKRLAKKISEEGNNSKRAANEAIAKESGALKSVVKIIEDLKLESEYPPSSLERRIDQLEKEKANRKRQAAAPGGKPFQLQQQYGNKRPRITAPVGSTAVSASAAGLLVKSPTAYMSSAAAPYVVSGTAPPVAPYVGSSTSTHLYSSNQYAPSGHYHNLTVYGGYGVPPQYHPSYHSQQ, from the exons ATGGCTCCGACGGCCGAAACAATCACGGCGGCGATGCAACAAATAGAGCCAAAGAAAGAGGAACTAAAGAAGGCCTTCGACGAGCTTCAATCTTACTCCGacgtcttctctctcttctctctctcctggTCCGACCTCGACTCCCATTTCACCTCCCTCCACAACTCTCTCTCCCAAAAGCTCCACCTCCTCCAAACCCTCGAGTCCCAGCAACCTTCTTCCTCGAATTCACAGACCCAGATAGAAAAGGACCCGACTTTGCCGACCCAGATAACAAAGGAGGCAACTTTGCCGACCCGGAATCGTGTTAAGGTGAATTATAGTGATGAATGGGAGTTGGTGCCTCCTCGGCCGGAGTTGGTGGGGTTTTGTGAGAAAATGGATGTAGTTGGATTGAGAAAGTATATGAATGAGACCAAAAGGAACCGGGATATGATCCGGGCCGAGCTTTTCGGGGCTTTACAGCGCGCTCCGGACCCGGCATTGATGGTTTTGAATGCAATGGAGGGGTTTTACGTGGAGAACAAGGGTGATAAGGACGTGGAAGTGAGTAATGTGAGGAGGACTAGTGTTGTGTTGTTGGAAGTGTTGTGTGGAGTTTCGCCAAATGTGGGGGAGGAGGTGAGGGAGAGGGCCAGGAAGTTGGCATTGGAGTGGAAAGGGAAGGTGAGTTTGGAAGGGGAGAATCAATTTGAATCTATGGGGTTGTTGCATTTGGTGTCGGCGTTTGGATTGGTGTCTGAATTCAGTGTGGATGAGCTTGTGGATCATATGGTTGTCGTTGCGAGGTATAGGCAAGCTACTGGCTTGTTCAGGAGGCTTGGCTTGGGAGACAAGGTTACAG ATCTGATTCAGAAACTCATGAGCAAGGGCAAACATCTGTTTGCTATCAAGTTTATTTCTGAATTTGATATGACTGATATGTTTCCACCCGTTCCCATCTTAAAAGCCTATGTGAAGGAGTCTAAAAGGCTGGCCAAGAAAATTTCTGAGGAAGGAAATAACTCTAAGAGGGCAGCG AATGAGGCCATAGCCAAAGAAAGTGGTGCTTTGAAATCAGTCGTTAAAATTATTGAAGATCTAAAGCTCGAGTCTGAATATCCACCATCTTCTCTTGAAAGGCGAATTGACCAgttggagaaggagaaggcaAACAGAAAACGCCAAGCAGCAGCTCCTGGTGGGAAGCCTTTTCAACTACAGCAGCAGTATGGTAACAAGCGTCCTCGAATAACTGCTCCTGTTGGCTCCACGGCAGTCTCAGCTAGCGCTGCAGGTTTGTTGGTAAAATCTCCTACTGCATATATGAGCTCCGCAGCTGCACCCTATGTCGTGTCGGGCACTGCTCCTCCAGTTGCCCCTTATGTGGGTTCATCAACTAGTACCCATTTATACTCATCCAATCAGTATGCGCCCTCGGGCCATTACCACAATCTAACTGTCTATGGTGGATATGGTGTACCCCCTCAATACCATCCATCTTACCATTCTCAGCAGTAA
- the LOC126788391 gene encoding probable WRKY transcription factor 20 isoform X1, with protein MDSTAPDRPPPPSDEPDPSPTDFSASRAGGAKYKLMPPAKLPISRSPCLTIPPGLTPTSFLESPVLLSNMKAEPSPTTGSFLNPRMVYGTANSTYSGTVVCSDERNSGSFEFKPHSRLNMVTTDYDEQAVQVRGQGQGQGQGQGQGQGQSQSHVSPPLVKSEMAGSSNQSGLSAPTHMVSSRASAPAEGDADDTSLRGNPNSGVQTSQLDHKGSGTSVSSDDGYNWRKYGQKHVKGSEFPRSYYKCTHPNCEVKKLFERSHEGHITEIIYKGTHDHPKPQPSRRYNTGAMMNVQEERSDKALSLSGRDDKSSSMHGQMSSTNEPSSTPDLSPVRGNDGSVEGTGSLATRILDEVDDDDPFSKRRRMDAGGFDVTPVVKPIREPRVVVQTLSEVDILDDGYRWRKYGQKVVRGNPNPRSYYKCTNAGCPVRKHVERASHDPKAVITTYEGKHNHDVPTARNSSHDSSGPANLNAPLRIRTEENDTISLDLGVGMSSATENRSNNHLQLHSELAERQSYPNSSFKTVQTTPVQSYYGGLNSGMNQYGSRENQSDIPPLNHSSYPYPQNMGRVLTGP; from the exons ATGGACTCCACCGCACCGGACCGCCCCCCGCCTCCGTCCGACGAGCCCGATCCGTCTCCCACCGACTTCTCCGCTTCCCGCGCCGGTGGGGCCAAGTACAAGCTCATGCCGCCGGCCAAGCTCCCGATCTCGAGGTCCCCCTGCCTCACCATCCCTCCCGGACTCACTCCGACGTCCTTTCTCGAGTCGCCGGTGCTCCTCTCCAACATGAAG GCAGAACCTTCTCCAACTACTGGGTCCTTTCTGAATCCTAGAATGGTCTATGGTACTGCGAATTCTACTTATTCAGGGACTGTGGTTTGCTCAGATGAAAGAAATTCTGGAAGTTTCGAGTTTAAGCCCCATTCTAGACTGAATATG GTTACCACAGATTATGATGAGCAGGCTGTGCAAGTCCGAGGTCAAGGTCAAGGTCAAGGTCAAGGTCAAGGTCAAGGTCAAGGTCAGTCTCAATCACATGTGTCACCACCTTTGGTTAAAAGTGAGATGGCAGGCTCCTCAAATCAATCAGGATTATCAGCTCCTACCCATATGGTCTCTTCAAGAGCTAGTGCACCTGCTGAAGGTGATGCAGATGATACAAGTCTGAGGGGAAATCCAAATTCTGGTGTCCAAACATCACAGCTTGACCATAAAGGAAGTGGCACTTCAGTATCTTCTGATGATGGCTATAACTGGCGAAAATATGGACAAAAACATGTTAAAGGAAGTGAATTTCCTCGCAGTTATTACAAATGTACACATCCCAACTGCGAAGTGAAGAAACTGTTTGAGCGATCTCATGAGGGACATATAACAGAGATTATCTACAAGGGTACACATGATCACCCAAAGCCTCAACCTAGTCGACGATATAATACTGGTGCTATGATGAATGTCCAGGAAGAAAGATCTGACAAGGCTTTATCTTTGAGTGGCCGAGATG aCAAGTCATCCAGTATGCATGGGCAAATGTCTAGTACCAATGAGCCAAGTAGTACTCCTGACCTGTCCCCTGTCAGAGGAAATGATGGTAGTGTTGAAGGAACAGGCTCACTAGCAACTAGAATACTCGATGAGGTCGATGATGATGACCCATTCTCTAAAAGGAG GAGGATGGATGCTGGTGGGTTTGATGTAACACCAGTTGTTAAGCCTATCCGGGAACCACGAGTTGTTGTGCAAACTCTGAGTGAGGTTGATATCTTGGATGATGGTTACCGCTGGCGTAAATATGGACAGAAAGTTGTGAGGGGAAATCCCAATCCAAG GAGCTATTACAAGTGCACAAATGCTGGATGTCCTGTTAGGAAACATGTGGAGAGGGCATCCCATGATCCGAAAGCAGTTATAACTACATATGAGGGAAAACATAATCATGATGTCCCAACCGCAAGGAATAGTAGCCATGACAGTTCGGGACCAGCAAACTTGAACGCCCCTTTGAGGATTAGAACAGAAGAAAATGACACCATAAGCCTTGATCTTGGTGTTGGAATGAGCTCTGCTACTGAGAATAGATCCAATAATCACCTGCAATTGCACTCTGAACTAGCTGAAAGACAAAGTTATCCCAATTCCAGTTTTAAGACAGTTCAAACTACCCCTGTTCAATCATACTATGGTGGTCTAAATAGTGGCATGAATCAGTATGGATCTAGAGAAAACCAAAGTGACATTCCACCTTTAAATCATTCCTCTTATCCATATCCACAGAACATGGGAAGAGTACTAACAGGTCCGTAG
- the LOC126787154 gene encoding uncharacterized protein LOC126787154 — MQGESVEFTQKVNSLSLTHSEVFNKEMHAMWVSLTENIKCGTKLSDVVGLRERCDRSRNSGEASSDGELVLAHGKDTPFRELMYHPSYTQAQLFASYLDSSSKTIFIFAKWYELEFVNLNFHLVFLPELSSGDPSRDIIEMIVRKASMNPSKPSGKIKTVLRVKNSVETLEMFEKYREKVKKVAKERCMRHPRITVDGNELMRFYCTTMACCNVESRRVPELCNGPTCRVCRLIHSSFDTEYVLENGIQLSTSSENTIAVTRASKAKRAVIVCRTIAGSIVNVDDQEYDESESIGNRNLHSTTTEYLLVQNPSAVLPCFVIVFN, encoded by the exons ATGCAAGGAGAAAGTGTGGAATTCACACAGAAAGTTAACTCTCTCAGTCTCACTCACTCAGAGGTCTTCAACAAAGAGATGCATGCAATGTGGGTTTCATTGACGGAAAATATCAAGTGTGGAACCAAGCTTTCAGATGTTGTTGGCCTGCGAGAAAGATGTGACAGAAGTAGGAACTCCGGGGAAGCGAGTTCGGATGGTGAACTTGTACTTGCTCATGGGAAAGATACCCCATTCCGGGAACTGATGTACCATCCAAGCTACACACAGGCACAGCTCTTTG CCAGCTATCTGGACAGTTCCTCTAAAACTATCTTTATATTTGCCAAATGGTATGAACTAGAGTTTGTGAACCTAAATTTTCATCTTGTCTTCCTACCAGAGCTAAGCAGTGGAGACCCTTCAAGGGATATCATTGAGATGATTGTTCGAAAAGCATCAATGAATCCTTCAAAGCCATCAGGCAAGATCAAAACTGTCTTGAGGGTGAAGAACTCCGTAGAAACACTTGAAATGTTTGAGAAGTACAGAGAGAAGGTAAAGAAGGTGGCCAAAGAGAGATGCATGAGGCACCCAAGAATCACAGTGGATGGAAATGAGCTTATGAGATTCTATTGCACAACAATGGCCTGTTGCAATGTAGAGTCAAGGAGAGTCCCTGAGCTTTGTAATGGTCCAACTTGTCGAGTGTGCAGATTAATTCATTCGAGCTTTGACACGGAATATGTATTGGAGAATGGTATTCAATTGAGTACAAGTAGTGAAAACACCATTGCAGTtacaagggcaagcaaggcaAAGAGGGCAGTAATAGTTTGCAGGACAATTGCAGGGAGCATTGTTAATGTGGATGACCAGGAATATGACGAGTCTGAATCAATTGGAAACCGAAATTTGCATTCTACCACCACAGAATATCTACTAGTGCAGAATCCCAGTGCAGTACTTCCCTGTTTTGTTATAGTTTTTAACTGA
- the LOC126788157 gene encoding LOW QUALITY PROTEIN: probable serine/threonine-protein kinase WNK11 (The sequence of the model RefSeq protein was modified relative to this genomic sequence to represent the inferred CDS: inserted 2 bases in 1 codon; deleted 1 base in 1 codon; substituted 2 bases at 2 genomic stop codons) codes for MIHHLCADMPGEGANQSEXDNEPFVEVDPTRRYGRYDELLGSGAVKKVYRAFDQEEGIEVAWNQVKLRNFINDSAMTERLYSEVRLLKSLKNKDIIAFHNVWRDEEKNTLNFMTEVCTSGNLREYRKKHKNVSMKALKNWSFQILKELEYLHTHAPCVIHRDLNCSNVFVNGNLGQVKIGDLGMAAIVGKTHSPHLVLGTPEFMAPEXTLYEEHYTEMVDIYSFGMCVLEMVTLEMPYGECNNIAIIYKKVTSGVRPQAMNKIKDPEVMAFIERCLXVLKDPFFDEVDNNDDDENK; via the exons atgattcatcATTTGTGTGCAGATATGCCGGGTGAAGGTGCAAACCAGTCAGAGTGAGACAACGAGCCCTTCGTCGAAGTCGACCCAACCCGCAGGTACGGCCGTTACGACGAGCTACTGGGTTCCGGCGCAGTCAAAAAGGTATACCGAGCTTTTGATCAAGAAGAGGGCATAGAGGTGGCATGGAACCAGGTGAAACTGAGGAACTTCATCAACGATTCCGCCATGACTGAAAGGCTTTACTCCGAGGTGAGATTGTTGAAGTCCCTGAAGAACAAGGACATTATTGCTTTTCATAACGTGTGGAGAGACGAGGAGAAGAATACTCTAAATTTCATGACCGAGGTTTGTACGAGTGGGAATCTGAGAGAGTACAGGAAGAAGCACAAGAACGTTTCGATGAAGGCCTTGAAGAACTGGTCCTTTCAGATCTTGAAAGAATTGGAATATTTGCATACACATGCGCCCTGTGTGATTCATAGGGATCTCAACTGCAGCAATGTATTTGTTAATGGGAATCTTGGCCAG G TGAAGATTGGTGACTTGGGGATGGCTGCAATAGTAGGGAAGACTCACTCACCTCATTTAGTGCTCGGAACACCAGAA TTTATGGCGCCAGA ATGAACCCTTTATGAAGAGCATTACACTGAAATGGTTGACATATACTCATTCGGAATGTGTGTGCTAGAGATGGTGACCTTGGAAATGCCCTATGGGGAATGCAATAATATTGCCATAATATACAAGAAGGTAACTTCTGGTGTGAGACCTCAGGCCATGAACAAGATCAAGGACCCGGAGGTGATGGCATTTATCGAGAGGTGCCT GGTCCTCAAGGACCCTTTCTTTGATGAGGTTGATAACAACGATGATGACGAAAATAAATAA